The Parabacteroides sp. AD58 genome includes a window with the following:
- a CDS encoding DUF6926 domain-containing protein, with product MDTLIEAIPTWALCYLFNSDATGLTDEEIALIDQWYTENKVMGITTATEQEGECFPYFSHYPAFGLPAEVVDCHVMVR from the coding sequence ATGGACACACTCATTGAAGCCATCCCGACATGGGCACTCTGCTATCTGTTCAACTCGGATGCAACCGGACTGACGGATGAAGAAATCGCTCTGATTGACCAGTGGTACACAGAGAACAAGGTCATGGGTATCACTACCGCAACGGAACAAGAGGGAGAATGTTTCCCTTACTTCTCACACTATCCGGCTTTCGGACTTCCTGCCGAAGTGGTGGACTGCCACGTTATGGTACGCTGA
- a CDS encoding sugar O-acetyltransferase, which produces MKLTEKEKCLLGQLYDANYDAELIAERTKCKDLCFRYNQLLPSRIEERKQLLRELLGKTGKDFLIEQPFYCDYGYNINLGENFYSNVNCVILDGAPVTFGDNVFIAPNCGFYTAGHPLDVQQRNQGLEYAKPIHVGNNVWIGAHVSVLPGVTIGDNCVIGAGSVVTKDIPANSLAVGNPCRVIRSI; this is translated from the coding sequence ATGAAACTGACTGAAAAGGAAAAATGTCTGCTCGGCCAACTCTACGATGCCAACTATGATGCTGAACTGATTGCAGAACGAACAAAGTGCAAGGACCTCTGCTTTCGCTATAACCAGCTGTTGCCATCCCGTATCGAAGAACGGAAGCAACTGCTTCGTGAACTGTTGGGAAAGACCGGAAAGGACTTTCTCATCGAACAACCTTTCTATTGTGACTACGGCTATAACATCAACTTGGGTGAAAACTTCTACAGCAATGTGAACTGCGTCATCCTGGACGGAGCGCCCGTTACCTTTGGCGACAACGTGTTTATTGCTCCCAACTGCGGATTCTATACAGCAGGTCATCCCTTAGATGTGCAGCAACGGAACCAGGGACTGGAATATGCCAAACCCATTCATGTCGGCAACAATGTATGGATAGGTGCCCACGTCAGCGTATTGCCCGGTGTCACCATCGGAGACAACTGCGTCATCGGTGCCGGAAGTGTAGTAACCAAAGACATTCCAGCTAACTCCCTGGCCGTTGGCAACCCGTGCAGAGTCATCCGCTCCATCTAG
- a CDS encoding ParA family protein has protein sequence MKGNNLTIAIGNQKGGVGKTTSTACIGAALALQGRRVLLIDLDAQQNLTFTLTQNEDPETSIYDTLVKDQPLPIVSVRENLDLVPASLDLARAEIDMATMMAREGILKSYLDEQKEKYDYILMDCSPSLGIVTTNALVAADKLYIPLTAEALPLKGLTMLDDIVREVKRRVNPTLELGGVFFTRFNNRKLNKEVISMVEKRYGEKVFQTKIRENIAIAEMPLSGQTIFEYDPKSNGAADYRTLTDEIISREENW, from the coding sequence ATGAAAGGAAATAACTTGACAATCGCTATCGGCAATCAGAAAGGTGGAGTCGGGAAGACCACCTCGACAGCCTGTATAGGTGCAGCGCTCGCCCTGCAAGGAAGACGTGTGTTGCTCATTGACCTGGATGCACAGCAGAACCTCACGTTCACGCTGACGCAGAACGAAGACCCGGAAACGAGCATCTATGACACCCTGGTCAAAGACCAACCGCTGCCCATCGTTTCCGTCCGAGAAAATCTTGACCTCGTTCCGGCTTCATTGGATTTGGCAAGAGCCGAAATAGACATGGCTACCATGATGGCAAGGGAGGGCATCCTCAAATCCTACCTCGATGAACAGAAGGAGAAGTATGACTACATCCTGATGGATTGTTCGCCCTCACTCGGTATCGTAACCACCAATGCGCTGGTGGCAGCGGACAAACTCTACATACCGCTTACTGCCGAAGCCTTGCCCTTGAAAGGCTTGACCATGCTGGATGATATAGTCCGGGAGGTGAAGCGCCGAGTGAACCCGACGCTGGAGTTGGGTGGAGTGTTCTTCACCCGGTTCAATAACCGGAAGCTGAACAAGGAAGTGATTTCCATGGTAGAAAAACGGTACGGAGAGAAGGTGTTTCAGACGAAAATCCGTGAGAATATCGCCATAGCCGAGATGCCGCTGTCCGGTCAGACCATCTTTGAATACGACCCGAAAAGCAATGGTGCAGCGGACTATCGCACACTGACCGATGAAATAATCAGTCGGGAGGAAAATTGGTAA
- a CDS encoding PcfJ domain-containing protein yields MKARTKIEKQVAASNEKLTVLSPKVITWAVRKVAGHVCFRTSAHKCTCGDCSRQFDYEGKGKSVCCPYCGTRLQIKDTLKRTIKEAYYFSSLEVIDHLQVQRVFRLETTFRKGMPMEVDYWEACRLWLNAEGKLAVTARARTLSYYVDCFDWASEISLKRPNEVHWLIADTYVYPHYRLLPELKRNGMKGKLPDCHPMKLMKAVLTDSRMETILKSKDLHAVSYFVHRPLELDRCWQSYKVATRHHYRPSDMGLWADTIRLLEQCGKDICNPKYICPQNLRAEHDYWMNRHNQMEQKRRSQEQMQRAKRKEAEFYKEKSRYFGITITDKDLVISVLDSLEAFQTEGNALHHCVFQCEYYAKADSLILSAHDKEGNPIETIEFSLTEGKVIQSRGLCNTNTPHHDRIVRLVNAHAHQILAAKQTA; encoded by the coding sequence ATGAAGGCAAGAACGAAAATAGAAAAACAGGTGGCAGCTTCCAATGAGAAGCTGACCGTCCTAAGCCCCAAAGTGATAACATGGGCAGTGCGGAAAGTGGCAGGACATGTCTGCTTCCGTACTTCCGCACACAAATGTACCTGTGGCGATTGTAGCAGGCAGTTCGACTATGAGGGAAAAGGCAAGTCTGTCTGCTGCCCTTATTGCGGTACTCGCTTACAGATAAAGGACACCCTCAAACGCACCATCAAGGAAGCCTACTACTTTTCTTCCCTCGAAGTAATAGACCATTTGCAGGTGCAACGGGTATTCCGTTTGGAAACGACCTTCCGGAAAGGAATGCCGATGGAGGTAGACTACTGGGAAGCATGCCGTTTGTGGCTTAATGCCGAAGGCAAGTTGGCTGTCACGGCAAGGGCAAGGACATTGAGCTATTATGTGGACTGCTTTGATTGGGCATCCGAAATCTCCTTGAAGCGACCGAACGAAGTTCACTGGCTCATTGCAGACACCTATGTCTATCCGCACTATCGGTTGCTGCCCGAACTGAAACGCAACGGCATGAAAGGCAAGCTGCCCGACTGCCACCCGATGAAGCTGATGAAAGCCGTGCTGACAGACAGCCGGATGGAAACCATCCTCAAGTCAAAAGATTTACATGCCGTGTCTTACTTTGTACACCGACCTTTGGAACTTGACCGATGCTGGCAGTCGTATAAAGTAGCCACCCGGCATCACTACCGCCCTTCGGACATGGGATTGTGGGCAGATACCATCCGCTTGCTGGAGCAGTGTGGCAAGGACATCTGCAACCCCAAGTATATCTGTCCGCAGAACCTCAGAGCCGAGCATGACTATTGGATGAACCGACACAACCAAATGGAGCAGAAACGCAGAAGCCAGGAGCAGATGCAGCGAGCCAAACGGAAGGAAGCCGAGTTCTACAAGGAGAAGTCACGCTACTTCGGTATCACCATCACCGACAAAGACCTGGTGATTTCGGTACTCGATAGTCTGGAGGCCTTCCAAACCGAGGGAAATGCCCTGCATCATTGTGTCTTCCAATGCGAATACTATGCCAAGGCGGACAGCTTGATACTATCGGCTCATGACAAGGAGGGGAATCCCATCGAAACGATTGAGTTTTCACTGACCGAGGGGAAAGTGATACAGAGCCGAGGGCTGTGCAATACGAATACTCCGCACCACGACCGGATTGTCCGGCTGGTCAATGCCCATGCCCATCAGATACTCGCAGCCAAACAGACAGCGTAA
- a CDS encoding PcfK-like family protein: MKGTDHFKKLIKNYLDNRAKEDELFRAKYETTTRTIDDVVNYIFHAVQQSGCCGFSDMEVYAMAVHAIDEPHLEIGKPMDCNVVVNHHIELTEAEKAEQRAIALKRYQEEEMRKLQQRNSRPKAAKPQPKPIQELSLFQGMEL, encoded by the coding sequence ATGAAAGGAACTGACCATTTCAAGAAACTCATCAAGAACTATCTTGATAACCGAGCCAAGGAAGATGAACTCTTCCGTGCCAAGTATGAAACCACCACACGCACCATTGACGATGTGGTAAACTATATCTTCCATGCCGTACAGCAATCCGGCTGCTGCGGTTTCAGCGACATGGAGGTTTATGCCATGGCAGTCCATGCGATAGATGAACCTCATTTGGAAATTGGCAAGCCGATGGACTGCAATGTGGTAGTGAATCATCACATTGAGCTGACTGAGGCTGAGAAGGCAGAACAGCGAGCCATTGCCCTCAAGCGGTATCAGGAGGAGGAAATGCGAAAGTTGCAGCAACGCAACAGCCGACCAAAAGCAGCCAAACCGCAACCCAAACCCATTCAAGAACTCTCACTCTTTCAAGGCATGGAACTATGA
- a CDS encoding HIRAN domain-containing protein, which translates to MNKIDKSNVIKAIIKEIAKQYKLSYQPTDCTCDDNCSEVTVKADNDWNTLQEQLKRQGIDHIDWYENIWKQLENPGKTVLKDTPFKRRKRFFFKECAISRWNRYNPEEWWEDVDEGEQLVLIRDYNNKHDFNAVAIAFAGDYEGDPENFDFEYIIGYVPQSDNELIAQLMDQGLHNTFIAELTTKKMNGTMKERLRMTIYVQSDEELEDMEALSCNTFAVKVNKDDFKGISNELENLGSVEFQWGGFPISLKDLPQKNDEVIFLCPAGRKTRLYRMKVMARGEYEAAKFLDVEPVDLMFDDDTTIFILTNIQGPLSCKNKDLEFLDFQQIPTSEPEGRLSPDIKEHFKQLFDCE; encoded by the coding sequence ATGAACAAGATAGATAAAAGCAATGTGATAAAAGCAATCATAAAAGAGATTGCCAAGCAATACAAGTTAAGCTACCAGCCAACTGATTGTACCTGTGATGACAATTGTTCGGAAGTAACAGTCAAAGCGGATAATGACTGGAATACCTTGCAGGAGCAATTGAAAAGACAAGGCATTGACCATATTGACTGGTATGAAAATATCTGGAAACAACTGGAAAATCCGGGAAAAACAGTTCTGAAAGACACTCCCTTTAAAAGAAGAAAACGGTTTTTCTTCAAGGAATGTGCCATCAGCAGATGGAACAGATATAATCCGGAAGAATGGTGGGAAGATGTAGATGAAGGAGAACAATTGGTACTGATTCGTGATTACAACAACAAGCATGATTTCAATGCAGTTGCCATAGCCTTTGCCGGAGACTATGAAGGTGACCCTGAGAATTTCGATTTCGAATACATCATCGGCTACGTTCCCCAAAGCGATAACGAACTGATTGCTCAATTGATGGACCAAGGCTTGCACAATACTTTCATTGCTGAACTGACTACAAAGAAAATGAATGGCACCATGAAAGAGCGTCTACGCATGACTATCTATGTCCAAAGTGACGAAGAACTGGAAGATATGGAAGCCCTATCCTGCAACACCTTTGCTGTGAAAGTAAACAAAGATGACTTTAAGGGCATTTCGAATGAACTTGAAAATCTCGGATCTGTAGAGTTTCAATGGGGTGGATTCCCCATATCGCTGAAAGACCTTCCTCAAAAGAATGACGAGGTAATCTTCCTTTGTCCCGCAGGAAGAAAGACCAGGTTGTATCGCATGAAAGTGATGGCACGGGGAGAATATGAAGCCGCTAAATTTCTGGATGTTGAACCGGTGGATTTAATGTTTGACGATGACACTACGATTTTTATCCTGACCAATATCCAGGGGCCATTGAGCTGCAAAAACAAAGACCTGGAGTTCCTGGACTTCCAGCAAATCCCTACCAGCGAACCAGAGGGAAGACTATCTCCGGATATAAAGGAACATTTCAAACAATTATTTGATTGCGAGTAA
- a CDS encoding type I restriction endonuclease subunit R, whose translation MNTYHYTEDSYEQTILDLFKEMGYDYRYGPELEQETARDLEDVSISCITRKQLLVINGATKQLAIEEAMRQLHTIQNEPLLSANIKMTEWLQQGLDVSYRASDGQIRCDHLKLIDQENIDNNVFTVVNQWTIVNGTNTKRADIVVFINGLPIAVVELKSPTREVTNSEEAWLQLQNYMRRVPQLFTACQLCVISDMADTRVGSITAPLDRFMEWKTTDGSYESTSVADFETLFNGMFKKERLVDIITHFTMAMGTDKKARILAGYHQYFAVKKAMECTKEAIKRQDGKIGVFWHTQGSGKSLSMVFYAHQLLHNLLSSTILVLTDRLDLNEQLYGTFSACCDYLRQQPVMAKDGEHLYELLETRQSRGIIFANLQKFKDRKTPLTTRKDIIVLSDEAHRSQSNTQTKVDTETGELKLGFAAIVRKLLPGASFIGFTGTPIEADDHDTREVFGNYIDIYDMTQAVEDGATVPVYYESRLIKLDLDAETMKLLDQEYDKLAEEGASDEDLKRSKQENARLHALLRAPETIDTLCRDLVQHYEECRKNHLTGKAMIVAIDRATGIDIYRKLCELRPDWKEIIGVVMTSGNQDPVERADIIGSAAHKEQLARDFKDNSSKMKIAIVVDMWLTGFDVPSLATMYVYKPMKGHNLMQAIARVNRVFPEKSGGLVVDYIGIAGALKKAMHDYTGRDKKNFGNQDIKQTAYEQFLEAISMCRLCISDLVDYSTFATCTNLQRSRLIREGLDTLLIPDRMVPGCPSERTMYDENGNIIHVHCDPVLTPVSEVFSEYSKRMMQAATICRSILTPEEKFEEAYFEAVRTLFIRLTSKAPITRKIIDERISELLKVAIQSDGVVEIINTKGEEFSLFDEQFLNDVANMKEKNLAIEMLKKLLAQHIKKHQKKNLTQAELFSEMLDKRLAEYLRGMISNEEVIKELLEMAKLMKQHAEEGNALGLSDEEQAFYDALTRPRAVKDFYENNQLVAMAREITDALRKNRTLDWRQKETARAKMRTMIKRLLKKYHYPPEEAQNAIEVVMRQCELWADNEE comes from the coding sequence GCTAATATAAAAATGACAGAATGGTTACAACAAGGTTTAGATGTAAGCTATCGCGCCAGTGATGGTCAAATACGCTGTGACCACTTGAAGCTGATAGATCAAGAAAATATAGACAATAATGTCTTTACCGTAGTGAATCAGTGGACAATTGTAAACGGAACTAACACCAAGCGCGCAGACATTGTTGTGTTCATCAATGGTCTGCCTATTGCAGTTGTAGAGCTCAAATCGCCAACCAGAGAAGTAACGAACAGTGAAGAAGCTTGGCTACAGCTACAAAACTACATGCGCCGTGTTCCTCAACTATTTACGGCTTGTCAACTATGCGTCATTAGTGACATGGCTGATACCAGAGTGGGAAGTATCACTGCTCCTCTTGACCGTTTCATGGAGTGGAAAACCACTGATGGCAGCTACGAAAGCACATCCGTTGCTGATTTTGAAACGCTCTTCAACGGCATGTTTAAGAAAGAACGGTTAGTGGATATTATCACCCACTTCACGATGGCAATGGGTACCGACAAGAAAGCACGAATCCTTGCCGGTTATCACCAATATTTTGCTGTAAAGAAAGCAATGGAATGCACCAAAGAAGCCATCAAACGTCAAGATGGTAAAATTGGTGTATTTTGGCATACGCAAGGATCAGGAAAAAGCCTAAGTATGGTTTTTTATGCCCATCAATTGCTACATAATCTTTTGAGTTCAACCATTCTGGTGCTAACGGACCGCTTGGACTTAAACGAACAACTTTATGGCACGTTTAGCGCTTGCTGTGATTATTTGCGTCAACAGCCTGTGATGGCAAAAGATGGAGAACACCTGTATGAATTACTGGAAACCCGCCAAAGCCGTGGAATCATCTTTGCCAACTTACAAAAGTTCAAGGACAGAAAGACTCCGCTTACTACACGCAAAGATATTATAGTTTTAAGTGATGAAGCACACCGTAGTCAGAGTAACACCCAAACCAAGGTAGATACCGAAACCGGAGAATTGAAACTGGGTTTTGCTGCCATCGTTCGTAAACTTCTGCCGGGAGCTTCTTTTATAGGCTTCACCGGTACACCTATTGAAGCAGATGATCACGACACTCGTGAAGTGTTTGGCAATTACATTGACATCTATGACATGACGCAAGCTGTAGAAGATGGTGCAACGGTTCCAGTGTACTACGAAAGCCGACTTATAAAACTTGATCTGGATGCAGAAACAATGAAACTGTTGGATCAAGAATATGACAAATTAGCCGAAGAAGGAGCCAGCGATGAAGATTTAAAACGTAGCAAACAAGAAAATGCTCGCTTGCATGCACTGCTTAGAGCCCCGGAAACCATAGATACATTGTGTCGCGACTTGGTACAACATTATGAAGAATGTAGAAAAAATCATCTCACAGGAAAAGCCATGATAGTAGCCATAGATCGTGCCACAGGTATTGATATCTATCGTAAATTATGCGAGCTACGTCCTGACTGGAAAGAAATCATAGGGGTTGTCATGACAAGCGGCAATCAAGATCCCGTAGAAAGGGCTGATATTATTGGGAGTGCAGCACACAAGGAGCAACTTGCCCGCGACTTTAAGGACAACAGCTCCAAGATGAAGATTGCAATCGTAGTGGATATGTGGTTGACTGGATTTGATGTGCCTTCCTTGGCTACCATGTATGTGTACAAGCCCATGAAGGGGCACAATCTGATGCAAGCCATTGCCAGAGTAAACCGTGTTTTCCCAGAAAAATCTGGAGGACTTGTGGTGGATTATATCGGCATTGCTGGAGCATTAAAGAAAGCCATGCACGATTACACAGGGCGCGACAAAAAGAACTTCGGGAATCAAGACATCAAGCAAACTGCTTATGAACAATTTCTGGAAGCAATCAGCATGTGCCGTTTGTGTATAAGTGATTTAGTGGATTACTCCACATTTGCGACATGTACCAATCTACAAAGAAGCAGACTCATTCGAGAAGGACTGGATACATTGCTGATTCCCGATCGGATGGTGCCCGGCTGCCCAAGCGAACGAACCATGTATGATGAGAATGGTAACATCATACATGTGCACTGTGATCCTGTACTGACTCCCGTAAGTGAGGTATTCTCAGAATATAGCAAACGTATGATGCAAGCAGCAACAATTTGTCGCAGTATTCTGACACCGGAAGAAAAATTTGAAGAAGCATACTTTGAAGCTGTACGTACTTTATTTATCCGCTTGACCAGTAAGGCTCCTATCACACGGAAGATAATAGACGAACGCATCTCAGAATTGCTTAAAGTTGCGATTCAATCAGATGGTGTTGTAGAAATTATCAATACTAAAGGGGAAGAGTTTTCTCTCTTTGATGAGCAATTCTTGAATGATGTTGCCAATATGAAGGAGAAGAATCTAGCTATTGAAATGTTGAAAAAGTTACTTGCTCAACATATCAAAAAACATCAAAAAAAGAATCTAACACAAGCTGAATTGTTCAGTGAAATGTTAGATAAACGCTTGGCTGAATATCTCCGTGGTATGATTTCCAATGAAGAAGTGATAAAGGAACTTCTGGAAATGGCTAAGTTAATGAAGCAACACGCAGAAGAAGGTAATGCTCTTGGTTTATCTGATGAAGAGCAGGCATTCTACGATGCGTTGACACGACCTCGGGCCGTCAAGGATTTCTACGAAAACAATCAACTGGTCGCCATGGCAAGAGAGATCACAGATGCACTCAGGAAAAACCGTACTTTGGATTGGAGACAAAAGGAAACAGCTCGCGCTAAAATGCGAACGATGATAAAACGTCTTCTAAAGAAGTACCATTATCCACCAGAAGAAGCACAAAATGCTATTGAAGTTGTAATGCGTCAATGCGAACTTTGGGCAGATAATGAAGAGTAA
- a CDS encoding ATP-dependent RecD-like DNA helicase: MLRLRCVVERITYQNPENGYSVMRVKVKGYDDLVTLVGNLLEVPAGSVLLCEGDWKVDKRYGSQFVCQSWEEVMPATVYGIEKYLGSGLVKGIGPKFAQLIVRQFGLETIDVIETDIERLYEVPGIGKKRVEKIRESWEKQKDIKNVMLFLQGYGVSTAYAAKIYRQYGKESIDKVKENPYRLADDIWGIGFKTADSIAAKMGYEKNDLRRCKSGIIYTLNQLANEGHVYAEEEQLVKAALELLEADEAPIREALSNMVQTDDLKLEDEAIYLPPFYFAEVGTTNRLQALLRESGQDLFAKKMDVQALSKETGIEYDEVQLQAIEEAIRSKVMVLTGGPGTGKTTTTQGIIAALKHMGLRILLAAPTGRAAKRMSEATGMEAKTIHRLLEFNPKDGYKRNDENPLEGDALIVDECSMIDIILMNNLMKAIPSSMRVVFVGDIDQLPSVGAGNVLRDIIESEKIPVIRLTRIFRQAQTSRIVMSAHAINQGRFPDTSNGKQTDFFFIQQEEPEKVAEDIVNLVKSRLPKAYSQRVSNIQVLTPMQRGVVGAANLNMALQNALNPSQIALNRGGYSFRQGDRVMQLRNNYDKDVFNGDLGYVESVDMEERTLLVNFEERLVEYEASELDELTLAYATTIHKSQGSEYPIVVMPVLMTHYVMLQRNLIYTGITRAKKICVLIGTKKALSFAIRNMSVLKRNTKLKERLNPELAKPTEKKLGKIYPMNEPVMEAAAEPSESYGKEQPTIKTKMNDNHDDH, translated from the coding sequence ATGCTCAGACTTCGCTGCGTAGTAGAACGAATAACCTACCAGAATCCCGAGAACGGGTATTCGGTAATGAGGGTCAAGGTCAAAGGCTATGACGACCTGGTGACACTGGTGGGCAACCTGCTGGAGGTGCCTGCCGGAAGTGTGCTGTTGTGTGAGGGCGACTGGAAGGTGGACAAACGCTACGGCAGCCAGTTCGTATGCCAATCGTGGGAGGAAGTAATGCCGGCCACAGTCTATGGCATCGAGAAATATCTGGGAAGCGGACTGGTAAAAGGCATCGGTCCGAAATTTGCCCAACTCATCGTCCGTCAGTTTGGTCTGGAAACCATCGATGTGATCGAGACAGACATCGAACGGCTTTACGAGGTGCCGGGCATCGGAAAAAAACGCGTGGAGAAGATTCGCGAGAGTTGGGAGAAGCAGAAGGACATCAAGAATGTGATGCTTTTCCTGCAGGGGTATGGTGTCAGTACGGCCTATGCGGCCAAGATTTACCGCCAGTACGGCAAGGAAAGCATCGACAAGGTAAAGGAGAACCCTTACCGACTAGCAGACGACATCTGGGGCATCGGCTTCAAGACGGCCGACAGCATTGCAGCGAAGATGGGCTACGAAAAGAACGACCTGCGCCGCTGTAAGAGTGGCATCATCTATACCTTGAATCAGCTGGCCAACGAAGGGCATGTCTATGCTGAAGAGGAACAGTTGGTCAAAGCAGCGTTGGAATTGCTGGAAGCGGACGAAGCGCCTATCCGTGAGGCTTTGAGTAATATGGTGCAGACGGATGACTTGAAGTTGGAAGACGAAGCCATCTATCTGCCGCCTTTCTATTTTGCCGAAGTAGGTACGACCAACAGGCTGCAGGCTTTGCTCCGTGAATCAGGACAGGATCTCTTTGCCAAGAAGATGGATGTGCAGGCTTTATCGAAGGAAACAGGCATTGAATATGACGAGGTGCAGTTGCAAGCCATCGAGGAAGCCATCCGTTCAAAGGTGATGGTATTGACGGGTGGACCGGGTACCGGTAAGACGACCACTACGCAGGGTATCATTGCGGCTTTGAAGCATATGGGACTCCGCATTCTGCTGGCGGCTCCTACGGGGCGGGCAGCCAAACGTATGAGCGAAGCCACCGGCATGGAGGCCAAGACCATTCACCGGCTGCTGGAGTTCAATCCGAAAGACGGCTACAAGCGGAACGATGAGAATCCCCTGGAAGGGGACGCACTGATTGTGGACGAGTGTTCGATGATTGACATCATCCTGATGAACAACCTGATGAAGGCCATCCCCTCTTCCATGCGCGTGGTCTTCGTGGGCGACATCGACCAGTTGCCGAGTGTAGGTGCCGGCAACGTGTTGCGCGACATCATTGAGAGTGAAAAGATTCCGGTCATCCGGCTGACCCGCATTTTCCGTCAGGCACAAACCAGCCGCATCGTAATGAGTGCCCATGCTATCAACCAGGGACGTTTCCCTGATACGAGCAACGGCAAGCAGACGGACTTCTTCTTCATCCAGCAGGAGGAGCCGGAAAAAGTGGCGGAGGACATCGTCAATCTAGTGAAGAGTAGACTGCCGAAAGCCTACAGCCAAAGGGTGAGCAACATTCAGGTACTGACTCCCATGCAACGGGGTGTGGTGGGTGCTGCCAATCTGAACATGGCTCTGCAAAATGCACTGAATCCTTCCCAGATTGCCTTGAACCGGGGCGGCTATTCCTTCCGTCAGGGCGACCGGGTGATGCAGCTGCGCAACAACTACGACAAGGATGTGTTCAACGGGGACCTCGGCTATGTGGAATCGGTGGATATGGAGGAACGTACGCTGCTGGTGAACTTTGAGGAGCGTCTGGTAGAATACGAAGCCTCAGAACTGGATGAGTTGACACTGGCCTACGCTACGACCATTCACAAGTCGCAAGGATCGGAATATCCCATCGTGGTGATGCCTGTTCTTATGACACACTATGTTATGCTTCAGCGTAACCTGATTTATACGGGCATCACCCGTGCCAAGAAGATTTGCGTGCTCATCGGTACCAAAAAGGCGCTCTCTTTTGCCATCCGCAACATGTCGGTGCTGAAACGGAACACGAAACTGAAGGAGCGTCTGAATCCAGAATTGGCAAAACCCACGGAGAAGAAGTTGGGCAAGATTTATCCGATGAATGAACCTGTTATGGAAGCAGCCGCCGAACCCAGCGAAAGCTACGGAAAGGAACAACCTACCATTAAAACGAAAATGAATGACAACCATGATGACCATTGA
- a CDS encoding 3'-5' exonuclease — protein MKDFAAIDFETANNERSSVCSVGIVIVRNGEIVDSFYSLISPEPNYYNYWCSQVHGLTREDTEDAPVFPEVWKQIEPLIEGLPLVAHNSPFDESCLKAVFRVYQMDYPDYPFYDTLSVSRQTLPELENHQLYTVAAACGYQLDHHHHALADAEACAWIAREIL, from the coding sequence ATGAAAGATTTTGCAGCCATAGACTTTGAGACCGCCAACAACGAACGCTCATCCGTTTGTTCCGTAGGCATTGTCATCGTACGCAACGGAGAGATTGTAGATTCCTTCTACTCCCTCATCAGCCCCGAGCCCAATTACTACAACTACTGGTGCAGTCAGGTGCATGGCCTTACCCGTGAGGACACCGAAGATGCCCCGGTCTTTCCAGAGGTATGGAAACAAATAGAGCCGTTGATCGAAGGTCTTCCCCTGGTGGCTCATAACAGTCCGTTTGATGAAAGCTGTCTGAAAGCGGTGTTCCGTGTCTATCAGATGGACTATCCCGACTATCCGTTTTACGATACACTCAGCGTTTCTCGCCAAACCTTGCCTGAACTGGAGAATCACCAGCTGTACACCGTAGCAGCAGCTTGCGGTTATCAACTAGATCACCATCATCATGCACTGGCCGATGCAGAAGCTTGTGCGTGGATTGCTAGAGAAATCTTGTAA